GCGCTACCTGTCGGCGAAGGCCTCGGTGCCGCTGATCTCCTTCTGATCTTCGTCTGAAAAAGGCTCCTGCTCGTGATCGTCTTCTCAACCTTCACCGGGCAGGCGGAAAAGAGGACGGCCCCCGCGATGACGTGAATCGCGGGGGCCGTCTGCCGTGCGGGCCTACTACTCGAAGCTGGGCGCCGCCGTCCGCGTGCGCTTGATCTCGTAGAAGCCCGGCGTCGAGGCCACGAGCAGCGTGCCGTCCCACAGCCGGGCCGCAGCCTCGCCGCGCGGGGTCGGAGTGACGACCGGACCGAAGAAGGCGACCTCGTCGCCCGTCGGGCCCGGCACCGCGATGACCGGGGTGCCGACGTCCTGGCCGACCTTCTCGATGCCCTCCGTGTGGGAGGCGCGCAGCTCGGTGTCGTACGTGTCCTTGTCGGCGAAGTCCGCCAGGTCCTCGGGCAGGCCGACGTCCTTCAGCGCGCCGGCGATCGCCTCGCGGGTCGGGCCCTCGCCGTTGTTGTGGAAGCGGGTGCCGAGCGCCGTGTAGAGCTTGCCGACGACCTCGTCGCCGTGCAGCTGCTGGGCGGCGATCACCACGCGGACCGGGCCCCAGGCCTGGGTCTCCAGCATCTCGCGGTACTCGGCGGGGACCTCGTCGAGCCGGTTCTCGTTGAGCACGGCCAGGCTCATGACCTTCCAGCGCACGTCGACCGGGCGCACCTGCTCCACCTCCAGCATCCAGCGGGAGGTCATCCAGGCCCACGGGCACAGCGGGTCGAAGTAGAAGTCGGCGGTGGTCCTGCTTTCGGACATGTCACTCCTCGGTAAGGCCGCGATGAAGGGGTTGCGCCGAAAAGAGGGAACATCCCGGGGGACCGGCCGCATTCCCGCGCGTCGGCATCGCCATGTGCCGCGTGACAGCAGCGCATGGGAGGATCGGTGCTGTTTCGAACGCGCCACGAAGGAGTGACCGTGCCCGGTGAGAATCTGTCCCGCGACGAGGCCCACGAGCGGGCCGCGCTGCTGTCCGTCGACGGGTACGAGGTCGTCCTCGACCTCAGGTCGGCGGTCGGCGACTCCGACGAGGCGGTGCGCACCTTCCGCTCACAGACGACGATCCGCTTCCGCCGTACGGGGGCGGGCGACGCCACCTTCGTGGACCTGATCGCCCCGTCCGTGAACGCGGTCACGCTCAACGGCCGCTCCCTCGACCCGGCGGTCGTCTTCGACGGCGCGCGGATCGCGCTCGCCGACCTGGCCGACGAGAACGTGCTCGTGGTGGACGCGCAGTGCGCCTACAGCCGCACCGGCGAGGGCATGCACCGCTTCGTCGACCCGGAGGACGGCGAGGTCTACCTCTACACGCAGTACGAGCCGGCCGACGCCCGCCGGGTGTACGCCAACTTCGAGCAGCCCGACCTCAAGGCCCCGTACCGCTTCTCGGTGACCGCGCCCGAGGGCTGGACGGTGTGGAGCAACGGCGCCGGGGAGCAGGACGCCGAGGGCGTGTGGCGGTTCGCGGAGACCGCGCCGATCTCCACGTACATCACGTGCGTCGTGGCCGGCCCGTACCACTACGTCACCGACAGCTACACGCGCGGCGACCTGGAGATCCCGCTCGGCGCGATGTGCCGGAAGTCGCTCGCGAAGCACTTCGACGCCGACGACGTCTTCCTGATCACCAAGCAGGGCTTCGACTTCTTCCACGACAACTTCGACTACCCGTACCCCTTCGGGAAGTACGACCAGGCCTTCGTCCCCGAGTACAACCTCGGCGCGATGGAGAACCCGGGCATGGTGACCTTCCGCGAGGAGTACATCTACCGGGGCAAGGTCACCCAGGCCGCGTACGAGAGCCGGGCCAACGTCATCCTGCACGAGATGGCGCACATGTGGTTCGGCGACCTGGTCACCATGGTGTGGTGGGACGACCTGTGGCTGAAGGAGTCCTTCGCGGACTTCATGGGCTCCTTCGCGAACGCCGAGGCCACCCGCTTCACCAACAGCTGGGTGACCTTCGCCAACAACCGCAAGGCCTGGGCGTACCGTGCCGACCAGCTGCCGTCCACGCACCCGGTCACGGCCGACATCCGTGACCTGGAGGACGCCAAGCTCAACTTCGACGGCATCACGTACGCCAAGGGCGCCTCGGTGCTCAAGCAGCTCGTCGCGTACGCCGGGCGGGACGCGTTCCTGGAGGGCGCGCGCCGCTACTTCAAGCGCCACGCCTACGGGAACACACGCCTGGCCGACCTCCTCGCGATCCTGGAGGAGACCTCCGGGCGCGACATGAAGGCCTGGGCGAAGTCCTGGCTCCAGACCTCCGGCGTCAACAGCCTGACCCCGGCCGTCACCTACGACGCGGAGGGCCGGATCACCGAGCTCGCCGTCCTCCAGGAGGGCGACGAGCTGCGTCCCCACCGAGCCGCCGTCGGCCTCTACCGGCTCTCGGGCGGGGAGCTCGTGCGGTACGCGCGGGCCGAGGCGGACATCACCGGCGTCCGGACCGTCGTCACCGAGCTCGCGGGCGAGGCCAAGCCCGACCTGGTGCTCGTCAACGACGACGACCTCACCTACTGCAAGATCCGCTTCGACGAGGGCTCGCTCGCGACGCTGCGGGCACACCTCGGCGACATCACCGACCCGCTGGCCCGCGCCCTGTGCTGGTCGGCGCTGTGGAACCTGACCCGCGACGGGCTCATGCCGGCCCGGGACTTCGTCGCCGTCGCGCTCGCCTTCGCGGGCCGCGAGACCGACATCGGCGTCCTGCAGATGGTGCACGGCTGGACGAAGTCGGCCGTCACGCTGTACGCGGCTCCCGCGTGGCGCGAGGAGGGCGGGCGGCTGCTCGCCGAGGGCGGGCTGCGCGAGCTGCGGGTCGCCGAGCCGGGCAGCGAGCACCAGCTGACCTGGGCGCGGTTCTTCGCGGCGACCGCGACCACCGACGCCGACTTCCAGCTCCTGGAGGGGCTGCTCGACGGCACGGCGAAGATCGACGGCCTCGACGTCGACCAGGAGCTGCGCTGGGCGCTGCTCTCCCCGCTGGCCGTGCACGGCCGTGCGGACGAGACCCGGATCGGCGAGGAGCTCGCCCTGGACGACACGGCGTCGGGCAAGCGCCACCAGACCCGTCTGCTCGCCTCGCGGCCCTCGGCGGCGGTCAAGGCGCAGGCCTGGGCGCAGGTCGTCGAGTCGGACACCCTGTCGAACGCGCTGGTCGAGGCGACCATCGCGGGCTTCGTCCAGCCCTCGCAGCGCGAGCTGATCGCGCCGTACGCGGAGAAGTACTTCGCGGCGATCGAGCGGCTGTGGGGCGAGCGGTCGATCCAGATCGGCATCGACGTGGTCCGGGGCCTGTTCCCGGGGCTCCAGGACCGCCCGGAGACGCTGGCCGCGACGGACGCGTGGCTGTCGGAGCACGAGTCGGCCGCGCCGGCGCTGCGTCGTCTCGTGCTGGAGGCGCGGGACGACCTGGCGCGGGCGCTGCGGGCGCAGGAGTGCGACGGCCTGGCCTCGTGAGTTCCGGCCGATGGGGGCCGCGGACCGTGGCCCCCATCGGCAGTCGAACGTGCGTACTTTAGGGCGAGGTTGTCCCTAAATGTCGACGAGCGTGTAACAGGGGTTAGGGGAGCCTTCGGGCGCGGAAGACCCCCGGCATGAACCACAACACCCCCATCACCCCCCGCCCCCTCCCCCTCTCCTCCCACACCGGTCGGGAGCAACGGCTCGCGTCCGCCGACCAGTTGAGGGAGCAGGGCATCCCCGCCGCCGAGGTCGCCGCGCGCTGCCGGCCCGGCGGCTGGCAGCAGCTGCTGCCCGGCGTCTTCCTGCTCAAGGCCGGGACCCCCACCAGCGAGGACCGGTTGAACGCGGCACTGCTCTACGCCCGCAGGACCGGGGCCGTGCCCTCGCAGGGCCCCGAGCCGATGATCACCGGCCTCGCCGCCCTGACCCTGCACCGCTTCTCCTCCGCTCCCCCGCTCACCGCCCTGGAGCGCATCGACGTGCTCGTGCCGCGCACTCGGCGGCTGCGCTCGACCGGCTGGGTGCGGGTCGTGCGCGCCCCCGAGTCGCCGGAGCCGGTGGAGCTCACCGGCGTCCCCGTCGCCCCGGTCGCCCGCGCCGTCGCCGACGCGGTGTCGGGCCTCTCGGACGCGGAGACGGTGCGCCGGCTGCTCACCGAGGCCGTACGCGGCGGGCACTGCGAACCGGGCGTGGTCGTACGGGAGTTGAGCCGGGCCCGGCTGCTCTCCCGGCCGCACGTGGTGGACGCGGTGGACGCCCTGCTCGCCGAGGGCCGCTCGCTCTCCGAGCAGCGGCTCTACGAGATGGTGCGGGAGTTCGCGCTGCCGGACCCGCTGTGGAACGTGGACCTGCGACTGCCGGGCGGCCCGCACCTGGGCGGGGTGGACGCCTACTGGCCGGACCAGGCGGTCGCCGTGGAGCTGGACACCCGGGCGCCCCGGCAGGACGACGACGAGCTGTGGAGCGAGTACACCCGCAAGCGGGAGCACCTGGAGCGGCTCGGCATCACGGTCGTCCACCTCACCCCGCGCAAGCTGCGCGAGGCGATGGACCAGCAGGCCACCGTGGTCCGTACGGCCCTGATGGCCGCGCCGGACCGGCAGCCCGCCGCGTACGTCGTCGTCCTGCCCAGGTGACGGCCTACTTCTTCGGGGCGGTCCCGCAGAACTCGGCCTCGATGACCTTCTCGGTGTCGCCCGCCCAGTCGGCGTTGAAGTTCCCGGCGAGGGAGTGCTCGCCGTCGCGGGTCACGTGGGCCAGCGAGGTGGAGCCGTGGATGCCGCCGCCGTGGCCCCAGACCTCCACTCCGCAGCTGAGCTTCTGCTTCATGAGCCCGAGACCGTAGCCCACGTTCGGGTACTCGGGGGAGATCTGCACCGTGGTCGTCATCTCCTTCAGACCGCCCTTCGTGAGGAGCCGGCCCTTGAGCAGGGCCGAGTAGAAGGTCTGCAGGTCGCGGGAGTCGGAGATGATCTCGCCCGCCGCGCCCGCGATGCTCGGGTTGAGGTCGGAGACCTCGTGGACGGGGGCGTTCACGTCCCGGGAGAGCTTGGAGTACGCCGGGCTGCTGGGCTCCGGCATGGCCGAGCGGGTCCCGGGGACGGTGGTGGCGCGGAGCTTGAGCGGCTTGATGATCCGGTTCTCGACGGCCTTGCCGTACGGGCGGCCCGTGACCTTCTCGATGACCATGCCGGCGAGGACGAAGTTGGTGTTGGAGTAGTTCCAGGAGGCGCCGGGCTCGAAGTCGGGCTTGTGGGCCATGGCGACGTCGACCAGCTGCTGCGGGGTCCAGGTGTCGTAGCGGTGCTCCAGGAAGCCGGGACCGAAGACCCTCTCCTGGAAGGCGGGGTCCTCGGTGTAGCTGTAGATGCCGCTGGTGTGGTTGAGGAGCTGGCGGACGGTGATCTTCGTACCGTCGTGGCCGTTGCCCCGGACGACTCCGGGGAGCCACTTCTCGACCGGGTCGTCGAGGTCGATGCGGCCCTCCGCCTGGAGCTGGAGGAGGACGGTGGCGGTGAAGGTCTTGGTGATGGAGCCGACGCGGTAGCGGTCGTCGCCGTTGCGCTCGCCGGCGGTGCCGGTCCAGCGGTCGCGCCCGTCGCGGGCCTGGGCGACGGCACCGGGCACGCCGTCGGCGACGGCCGCGTCCAGGGCCTGCTGGGTGGCGGCGTGGTCCTGGTGGCGCACCGGTGCCGCGAGGGCCGGTGCGGCGAGGGCGGTGGCGGCGACACCCGCCACGAGGGTGGCGGCGACGACGGTACGTGCGGTGCGTGCGGCTGACATGCGGGCTCCCCTGATCGTTGTGGTGCGGTCGGGGGAAGGGACCCGGGGAGGCGAGCGGGGGTTGATCATGCCTTCGGCGGTTGAGCGTCTTTCAG
The DNA window shown above is from Streptomyces vietnamensis and carries:
- a CDS encoding DsbA family protein — protein: MSESRTTADFYFDPLCPWAWMTSRWMLEVEQVRPVDVRWKVMSLAVLNENRLDEVPAEYREMLETQAWGPVRVVIAAQQLHGDEVVGKLYTALGTRFHNNGEGPTREAIAGALKDVGLPEDLADFADKDTYDTELRASHTEGIEKVGQDVGTPVIAVPGPTGDEVAFFGPVVTPTPRGEAAARLWDGTLLVASTPGFYEIKRTRTAAPSFE
- a CDS encoding serine hydrolase domain-containing protein — its product is MSAARTARTVVAATLVAGVAATALAAPALAAPVRHQDHAATQQALDAAVADGVPGAVAQARDGRDRWTGTAGERNGDDRYRVGSITKTFTATVLLQLQAEGRIDLDDPVEKWLPGVVRGNGHDGTKITVRQLLNHTSGIYSYTEDPAFQERVFGPGFLEHRYDTWTPQQLVDVAMAHKPDFEPGASWNYSNTNFVLAGMVIEKVTGRPYGKAVENRIIKPLKLRATTVPGTRSAMPEPSSPAYSKLSRDVNAPVHEVSDLNPSIAGAAGEIISDSRDLQTFYSALLKGRLLTKGGLKEMTTTVQISPEYPNVGYGLGLMKQKLSCGVEVWGHGGGIHGSTSLAHVTRDGEHSLAGNFNADWAGDTEKVIEAEFCGTAPKK
- the pepN gene encoding aminopeptidase N, which produces MPGENLSRDEAHERAALLSVDGYEVVLDLRSAVGDSDEAVRTFRSQTTIRFRRTGAGDATFVDLIAPSVNAVTLNGRSLDPAVVFDGARIALADLADENVLVVDAQCAYSRTGEGMHRFVDPEDGEVYLYTQYEPADARRVYANFEQPDLKAPYRFSVTAPEGWTVWSNGAGEQDAEGVWRFAETAPISTYITCVVAGPYHYVTDSYTRGDLEIPLGAMCRKSLAKHFDADDVFLITKQGFDFFHDNFDYPYPFGKYDQAFVPEYNLGAMENPGMVTFREEYIYRGKVTQAAYESRANVILHEMAHMWFGDLVTMVWWDDLWLKESFADFMGSFANAEATRFTNSWVTFANNRKAWAYRADQLPSTHPVTADIRDLEDAKLNFDGITYAKGASVLKQLVAYAGRDAFLEGARRYFKRHAYGNTRLADLLAILEETSGRDMKAWAKSWLQTSGVNSLTPAVTYDAEGRITELAVLQEGDELRPHRAAVGLYRLSGGELVRYARAEADITGVRTVVTELAGEAKPDLVLVNDDDLTYCKIRFDEGSLATLRAHLGDITDPLARALCWSALWNLTRDGLMPARDFVAVALAFAGRETDIGVLQMVHGWTKSAVTLYAAPAWREEGGRLLAEGGLRELRVAEPGSEHQLTWARFFAATATTDADFQLLEGLLDGTAKIDGLDVDQELRWALLSPLAVHGRADETRIGEELALDDTASGKRHQTRLLASRPSAAVKAQAWAQVVESDTLSNALVEATIAGFVQPSQRELIAPYAEKYFAAIERLWGERSIQIGIDVVRGLFPGLQDRPETLAATDAWLSEHESAAPALRRLVLEARDDLARALRAQECDGLAS